A single genomic interval of Oceanithermus profundus DSM 14977 harbors:
- a CDS encoding KH domain-containing protein has product MREVVEYLAKAVVDHPEGVRVEERRAKGGVVYYIEVPAEEKGRIIGRRGRVIESIRTVVRAFARGKVSVEVR; this is encoded by the coding sequence ATGCGCGAGGTCGTTGAATACCTGGCCAAGGCCGTGGTGGACCACCCGGAGGGCGTGCGGGTGGAGGAACGCCGCGCCAAGGGCGGGGTCGTCTACTACATCGAGGTGCCGGCCGAGGAGAAGGGCCGCATCATCGGACGCCGCGGCCGGGTGATCGAGAGCATCCGCACGGTGGTGCGCGCTTTCGCTCGCGGTAAGGTTTCCGTCGAGGTGCGGTGA
- the rpsP gene encoding 30S ribosomal protein S16 — protein sequence MVKIRLARFGSKFNPHYRIVVTDVRRKRDGKYIEKIGYYDPRKTTPNWYKVDVERARYWLSVGAQPTNTARRILKLAGVYRKGEPAPAEGAAAEEAAAES from the coding sequence ATGGTAAAGATTCGTTTGGCTCGTTTCGGTTCGAAGTTCAACCCCCACTACCGCATCGTCGTGACCGACGTGCGCCGGAAGCGCGACGGCAAGTACATCGAGAAGATCGGGTACTACGATCCCCGCAAGACCACCCCGAACTGGTACAAGGTCGACGTCGAGCGCGCCCGTTACTGGCTTTCCGTCGGCGCCCAGCCCACGAACACCGCGCGCCGCATCCTCAAGCTCGCAGGTGTCTACCGCAAGGGCGAACCCGCCCCCGCCGAGGGAGCCGCTGCCGAGGAAGCCGCCGCCGAATCCTGA
- the ffh gene encoding signal recognition particle protein, with protein MFENLSRRLQQTLDGLRGRGRIGEADLKKVMREIRMSLLEADVNFEVAKAFTKRVQEKALGQKVYESLTPAEQIYTIVYDELKELLGSEPKQPELKHEGNVWFLVGLQGTGKTTAAGKLARLYKSKGRRPLLVAADTQRPAARDQLRILAEQVGVPVLEVQNGEKPAETARRLREHLAKDYRDLVIVDTAGRLQIDEALMDELAQLKDELEPTETLLVVDAMMGQEALGVSRTFDERIGVSGLILTKLDGDARGGAALSARYVTGKPIYFGGTSEKLDGLEPFYPDRLAQRILGMGDIQTLMERAQAAELEEPDKAPHEFDLNDLLAQMKQIQKMGSMTELIKMIPGLSRALPQNFQLDPKATKHLEAIIQSMTPAERRNPRILNASRRRRIARGSGTSVQEINRLIKTFEETKGMMKTLAKSPRKRRGFFGRR; from the coding sequence ATGTTCGAGAACCTGAGTCGCAGACTACAACAAACGCTCGACGGCCTGCGCGGCCGCGGGCGCATCGGCGAGGCCGACCTCAAGAAGGTCATGCGCGAGATCCGCATGAGCCTGCTCGAGGCCGACGTCAACTTCGAGGTGGCCAAGGCCTTCACCAAACGCGTTCAGGAAAAGGCCCTGGGGCAGAAGGTCTACGAGTCGCTGACCCCCGCGGAGCAGATCTACACCATCGTCTACGACGAGCTCAAGGAGCTTTTGGGCTCGGAGCCCAAGCAGCCCGAGCTTAAGCACGAGGGCAACGTATGGTTCCTGGTCGGCCTCCAGGGCACCGGTAAGACGACCGCCGCCGGCAAGCTGGCCCGGCTCTACAAGAGCAAGGGCCGCCGGCCGCTACTGGTGGCCGCCGACACCCAGCGCCCCGCCGCCCGCGACCAGCTGCGCATCCTCGCCGAACAGGTGGGGGTGCCGGTGCTGGAGGTGCAAAACGGCGAGAAGCCGGCCGAGACCGCGCGCCGCCTGCGCGAGCACCTGGCGAAGGACTACCGCGACCTGGTCATCGTCGACACCGCGGGCCGCTTGCAGATCGACGAGGCCCTGATGGACGAGCTGGCCCAGCTCAAGGACGAGCTCGAGCCTACCGAGACCCTGCTCGTCGTCGACGCCATGATGGGGCAGGAGGCGCTGGGCGTCTCCCGCACCTTCGACGAGCGCATCGGCGTGTCCGGCCTCATCCTCACCAAGCTCGACGGCGACGCCCGCGGCGGCGCGGCGCTCAGCGCCCGCTACGTCACCGGCAAGCCCATCTACTTCGGCGGCACCTCCGAGAAGCTCGACGGCCTCGAGCCCTTCTACCCCGACCGCCTGGCCCAGCGCATCCTCGGCATGGGCGACATCCAGACGCTGATGGAGCGCGCCCAGGCCGCCGAGCTGGAAGAGCCCGACAAGGCCCCGCACGAGTTCGACCTCAACGACCTGCTCGCCCAGATGAAGCAGATCCAGAAGATGGGCTCGATGACGGAGCTGATCAAGATGATCCCGGGCCTCAGCCGCGCCCTGCCCCAGAACTTCCAGCTCGACCCCAAGGCCACCAAACACCTGGAGGCCATCATCCAGTCCATGACCCCCGCGGAGCGCAGGAACCCGCGGATCCTCAACGCCTCGCGCCGGCGCCGCATCGCCAGAGGCAGCGGCACCAGCGTGCAGGAGATCAACCGGCTCATCAAGACCTTCGAGGAGACGAAGGGCATGATGAAAACGCTCGCCAAGAGCCCGCGCAAGCGCCGCGGTTTCTTTGGCAGGAGGTAG